In Leptospiraceae bacterium, one DNA window encodes the following:
- a CDS encoding response regulator → MSDSRILIVEDDPTIALALKEILTSSGYDVTHRENGLLALQTFKEEPFQVVVTDLEMPVMDGRTLIENILTIREDTVIIVQSAHEEIPTIIDVMKKGVYDYFIKPLNVQDFILKVKRATEAAELRVLKQIREKEKILRLENQMSWYKYKEKASGGVDSKDKLKFHRSLFDSLKTNFSQGAGFGMMVSLAEMISISPKNEKNEYLISGEIIELFLNNIKVTERALSIFSEIDYIISNSIPMETVTVKEFYEFVSQIKSDVSKYAELKQQKLILSDLKLNFEKQILEINREFLQKAIVELYKNAMKFSTKNSNIISILEVRDSRVNFSIINQSNTHKRGIIVNPQEYQNIIFEPFFRLWDHIFEGYDTLDYGLGLTFVEKIAEKHNGNVNVTNLIDHSENEPEIKVEFSISIPLKQA, encoded by the coding sequence ATGTCAGATAGTAGAATTTTAATTGTAGAAGACGATCCTACAATTGCTTTAGCTTTGAAAGAAATTTTAACAAGTTCAGGGTACGACGTAACCCACCGGGAAAATGGACTTTTAGCACTGCAAACTTTTAAAGAAGAGCCATTCCAAGTTGTGGTTACTGATTTAGAAATGCCTGTTATGGACGGACGGACATTAATTGAAAATATCCTTACTATTCGAGAGGATACGGTCATCATCGTTCAAAGTGCTCACGAAGAAATTCCTACAATTATTGATGTGATGAAAAAAGGAGTTTACGATTATTTTATAAAACCTCTAAACGTTCAAGACTTTATTTTGAAAGTAAAAAGGGCAACTGAGGCGGCAGAATTAAGAGTTTTAAAACAGATTCGAGAAAAAGAAAAAATCCTAAGATTAGAAAACCAGATGAGCTGGTATAAGTATAAAGAAAAAGCGTCAGGGGGTGTCGACTCAAAAGATAAGCTAAAATTTCATAGATCGCTTTTTGACAGCTTGAAAACAAATTTTTCTCAAGGCGCAGGTTTTGGAATGATGGTATCTCTCGCAGAGATGATTTCTATTTCTCCCAAAAATGAAAAAAATGAATATTTGATTAGTGGGGAAATTATTGAATTATTTTTAAACAATATTAAAGTAACAGAGAGAGCACTATCCATTTTTTCAGAAATAGATTATATTATTTCAAATTCTATTCCAATGGAAACTGTTACTGTAAAAGAATTCTATGAATTTGTATCTCAGATAAAATCGGATGTGTCAAAATACGCAGAATTGAAACAACAAAAACTAATTTTAAGCGATTTGAAACTGAATTTTGAAAAACAAATCTTAGAGATCAATCGTGAGTTTTTGCAAAAAGCTATTGTAGAATTATATAAAAATGCAATGAAATTTTCTACAAAAAATTCCAATATTATTTCTATTTTAGAAGTTCGAGACAGTCGTGTAAATTTTTCAATTATTAATCAGTCAAATACCCATAAACGAGGGATCATAGTCAATCCTCAAGAATATCAGAATATTATTTTTGAGCCATTTTTTAGGTTGTGGGATCATATTTTTGAAGGATACGATACTTTGGACTATGGCTTGGGACTTACATTTGTAGAAAAAATTGCAGAGAAGCATAACGGCAACGTAAATGTTACAAATTTAATTGATCATAGTGAAAATGAGCCTGAAATCAAAGTGGAATTTTCTATTTCTATTCCATTGAAGCAAGCCTGA
- the nadD gene encoding nicotinate (nicotinamide) nucleotide adenylyltransferase — translation MIGMFGGSFDPPHKGHKKIILEFWKNFPNAKKLLIVPNYISPFKNSKNTTGAEISEMLKIFLEAIPEPRNEICLYELKRKRKSYTIDTLAYLKKTYPMDKILLLIGEDNLENFHKWKNHEGILSLSTLVVFRRKPGIHLKKLTSIKKDFQNKKTNIIFINNSRIQSSSTEIKNLLYNRNENSTLTTKKVKSILGSSLYRYILHQNLYQKN, via the coding sequence ATGATTGGGATGTTTGGCGGAAGTTTTGATCCTCCACACAAAGGACATAAAAAAATTATTCTGGAATTTTGGAAAAATTTTCCTAATGCGAAAAAACTTCTAATTGTACCAAACTATATTTCTCCTTTCAAAAACTCCAAAAATACGACAGGGGCAGAAATATCAGAAATGCTAAAGATTTTTCTTGAAGCAATTCCAGAACCCAGAAATGAAATTTGTTTGTATGAATTAAAGAGAAAAAGAAAAAGTTATACGATAGATACCCTTGCCTATTTAAAAAAAACATACCCTATGGATAAAATCCTACTTCTCATCGGTGAAGACAATTTAGAAAATTTCCATAAATGGAAAAATCATGAGGGTATCTTAAGTCTATCTACACTTGTAGTTTTTAGAAGAAAACCGGGAATTCATTTAAAAAAATTAACATCTATAAAAAAAGATTTTCAGAATAAAAAAACAAATATTATTTTCATAAACAACAGTAGGATACAATCCAGCTCTACAGAAATTAAAAATCTACTCTACAATAGAAACGAAAATTCTACTTTGACTACAAAAAAAGTGAAATCTATCCTTGGAAGTTCTCTTTATCGCTATATTTTACATCAAAATCTATACCAAAAAAATTAA
- a CDS encoding glutamate-5-semialdehyde dehydrogenase — translation MDKITKYTENISNLAFKEKKSVRKLSTEIKNKILFELSEELIIEKERIIASNKIDIEEGKKKNLSLALIDRLILDEKRILALSNSVKEIVSLPDPIGEVVRGATLPNGLKLITKRVPLGVILVIYESRPNVTIDVGALSFKSGNVCILRGGSEAVHTNSVLVNIFSNVLERNNAPKNSVVFIDNTDREILIPLLKLKNKIDIVVPRGGEGLIRFVSENSQIPIVMHDKGVCNLYVDKSADPKKLLPIVLNSKTQRPGVCNALENLIFHKSYPEIKEVLEKLNESGVELYLDKELTSLFPNSKIATEEEFKTEFLDMRLSVKLVNTMDEAIEFIEAYSSGHTEAIVSEDYSNIQKFLQLVDSAAVFVNTSTRFHDGGELGLGAEVGISTGKLHVRGPMGLPHLTTTTTYLFGEGQVRR, via the coding sequence ATGGATAAAATAACAAAATACACCGAAAATATTTCTAATTTAGCTTTCAAAGAAAAAAAATCTGTACGAAAACTTTCTACAGAAATAAAAAATAAAATTCTTTTTGAATTGTCTGAAGAATTGATAATAGAAAAAGAAAGAATTATCGCTTCCAACAAAATAGATATAGAAGAAGGAAAAAAGAAAAACCTATCCCTTGCTTTAATTGACAGACTGATTCTTGACGAAAAAAGAATCCTTGCGCTTTCCAATTCAGTAAAAGAAATTGTATCATTACCCGATCCAATAGGAGAAGTCGTACGGGGAGCAACACTTCCAAATGGATTGAAGCTAATCACAAAACGAGTTCCCCTTGGCGTAATTCTAGTAATTTATGAGTCAAGACCAAACGTAACTATAGATGTGGGGGCTCTGTCTTTCAAATCAGGGAATGTATGTATATTGCGAGGTGGGAGCGAGGCAGTTCATACAAATTCAGTTCTTGTAAATATTTTTTCCAATGTATTAGAAAGAAATAATGCGCCTAAAAATTCGGTAGTTTTTATTGATAACACAGATCGAGAAATTTTAATTCCTTTACTTAAATTGAAAAATAAAATCGACATTGTAGTTCCAAGGGGTGGGGAAGGACTGATTCGTTTTGTAAGCGAAAATTCACAAATCCCGATTGTTATGCACGACAAAGGAGTCTGCAATCTTTATGTAGATAAATCCGCAGACCCAAAAAAATTACTTCCTATTGTTTTGAATTCGAAAACGCAAAGACCTGGTGTGTGCAATGCTTTGGAAAATTTAATCTTTCACAAGAGTTACCCTGAAATAAAAGAAGTTTTAGAAAAATTAAATGAATCTGGAGTGGAGCTTTACTTGGACAAGGAACTAACATCCCTCTTTCCAAATTCCAAAATTGCAACAGAGGAAGAATTTAAGACAGAATTCTTGGACATGAGATTGTCCGTAAAACTTGTGAACACTATGGATGAAGCGATTGAATTTATTGAAGCCTATTCATCCGGGCACACTGAGGCAATCGTATCCGAAGACTATTCAAACATCCAAAAATTTTTACAATTGGTTGATTCGGCGGCAGTTTTCGTAAATACATCCACTAGATTCCATGATGGTGGAGAGTTGGGGCTTGGAGCCGAGGTAGGAATTTCTACAGGGAAATTGCATGTACGAGGTCCAATGGGACTCCCACACCTGACAACCACAACTACGTATTTATTTGGAGAGGGTCAGGTCAGAAGATAA
- the proB gene encoding glutamate 5-kinase: MDRKDFNSFIKEAKTIVVKIGSARVSGNTNEIHDFLFSLISDVRTLRDNGKKIILVSSGAIAQGRNKISEMHDISKEKYESLQEKQALAAMGQNRLMNLYESFFSKANITIAQILFGIGDIQKKEGLKNLKSTFEQLLKWNVLPIVNENDSIATEELKLGDNDFLSAIVSALIGADLLVVLTGVDGFIKNNETVGLLKNVSQEDLRFAKGPEGPGSGGMNTKLRAAAFLSEYGIPTAIINGKMKNSLFHFVDKNESGTFISSSHLKKEFNEINFSEILKSNFHGVLNG, translated from the coding sequence TTGGATAGAAAAGATTTTAATAGTTTTATTAAGGAAGCGAAAACCATCGTTGTGAAAATCGGTTCAGCGAGGGTATCTGGAAACACAAACGAAATTCATGATTTTTTATTTTCTCTTATCAGTGATGTCAGGACGTTAAGAGACAACGGGAAAAAAATCATACTTGTTTCCAGTGGAGCTATCGCTCAAGGAAGAAATAAAATTTCTGAAATGCATGACATTTCCAAAGAAAAATACGAATCTCTTCAGGAGAAACAAGCACTCGCAGCAATGGGTCAAAACAGGCTTATGAATCTTTATGAAAGTTTTTTTTCCAAAGCAAACATTACTATTGCTCAAATTCTTTTCGGTATAGGAGATATTCAAAAAAAAGAAGGACTGAAAAATCTAAAAAGTACATTTGAGCAACTTCTAAAATGGAATGTTCTTCCGATTGTAAACGAAAATGATTCTATTGCTACAGAAGAATTAAAATTAGGTGATAACGATTTTTTAAGCGCTATTGTTTCTGCACTCATCGGAGCTGACTTACTTGTAGTATTAACCGGGGTGGATGGGTTTATCAAAAACAATGAAACCGTGGGTTTATTAAAAAATGTAAGTCAAGAAGACTTGCGGTTTGCTAAAGGGCCGGAAGGGCCGGGGAGTGGTGGAATGAATACGAAACTCAGAGCCGCTGCTTTTTTAAGTGAGTATGGAATTCCTACAGCGATAATTAATGGAAAAATGAAAAACTCACTTTTTCATTTTGTAGATAAAAATGAATCCGGTACATTTATTTCCTCTTCTCATCTAAAAAAAGAATTTAACGAAATCAACTTTTCAGAAATTTTAAAATCAAATTTTCATGGAGTCCTCAATGGATAA